The following is a genomic window from Sporosarcina jeotgali.
TTCACCCTTTGGTGTTACACTCCTTGCTAGAATATGCAACGACATTCAGGCGGGTTACCCAGCACATAACCGAGGGCGTTCTTGCTATACTAAAAACACAAAGGAGCGTTTTGCTATGACACATTACTTTGCAGCCATCCCTGTCCCATTTAAATTGGTACAAGAAAAACTCACATCTTGCAGCCTGCATTATGACCTTCCTACTCATTATAAGGTGATTCCGCACCCGGATGATCTGCACGTTACAGTGCTCTTTTTCGGCGGACTTACTCATCCCCAGCTTGAACTTGTAAAACAAGAAATGCAGAAATTAGCCGAACGTACGCATGCATTCACGATTGCAATAAATGGCATTTCATTTTTCGGAAACCCCATCGGCCCGCGAGTCGTGTATCTTGCTGTTTCGAATCCTTCTTCATTAACTGGAGTGTATCGTGAACTTTCTAAACGTTTGGAAACAGTTTTACAAAAACCGGCAGCATTAGACTACACACCGCACGTTACAATCGCTAAAAAGAAAAAGAATACGAACGCAGTTCCAATTATTCAAGAACAGTTTGAACCATTGACTTTGGACGTCTCTGGATTAATTCTTTATTCCATTGATCCTGCGGCATCTCCTAAGTATTCCCCTGAATTCATATTTCCATTTATCAATTCTTCTCGTATTGATGGCTAAGTTCTGCACATACTGAAACGGATGAAACCATACGAGAGGAGCTTGAATATGGGCCGTGATGAACATTCTAAAGGTGGAAAGAATGCTGCTTCACTTCCGCAAACACCTAAAAATCAAAAACTATCCGCTTCAGACATGAGAGCAGAAATTGCACGCGAACTGGATAACATTGAGTCACTTGTGAAGCAGCGGGAATCAGCGAAAAAACGCAAGTAAAAAACCGGCCATCTCCTTTTTTTATGGAGTGGGCCGGTTTTTTTATACCGTAAATTGATTCATATTCTGCTGTAACTGCTCAGCAAGTTCTGCCAGAAGTTGAGCACTTGCAGAAATCTCTTCGTTGACAGCTAGTTGTTCATCTGAAGAGACACGTGCGGATTCTGCTTCGTCTGCAGCTTGTTGTGCTAACGATTCAATTGAAGCAGCATGGTCAACCACATTTTGAATCATGGTCTTCATGATTTCAATTGAACTTGAAACTTTACTCACTCGCTCATCCACGTCAGATGCAGCCAATTCGATTTCCTCAAACACTTCGGTTGTCCGAGTCGTTACGACCAGGCCTTCTTGCATCTGATTTGCACTCACTTCCGTTTGTTCAACAGCGTGTCCTACATTTTCAATCATAACCGCAATAAGCTGATCGATTTCAGCAGAAGAACGTTTTGACTGCTCTGCCAAATTCCGGACTTCTTCAGCTACAACTGCAAAGCCTTTTCCGTGTTCACCAGCGCGTGCTGCTTCAATGGCTGCGTTAAGCGCCAGAAGATTCGTTTGATCCGCCAATCCTGTAATCATGGAGGTTACCCCGCGGATATTTTCCGAGTGCTTCGCCATTTCTGTAATTGTTTGCGCTGAGTTCTTCAGTAAAGAACTGATTGAAGACATTTTGTCAGAGAACGTCGTCAATGATGCGGAGCCTTCTTGGACTAATTTTGTTACTTGTTCTGATGACCGCAGCATTTCTTCGTTATCAGAAGAAATGGTATCTACCGTATTTAAAACCTCACTTATTGCTTCATTCGATTCGGCTACGAGCGATTGCTGGTCGGTACTCGCCTGCAAGCTTTGTTTAGAAATACCAGCTACCGTTTCCGAAGCAGCCAAGCTTTCTTCTGCTCCAGCAGAAAGCTGTTCCGCTTGAGATGCAAGCTGATGCGCAGAATCTCGTACATGTGTAATAACAGATCTCAAATTATTCGACATCCCATTAAATGCGGCAGCCATATCGCCAATTTCATCTTTGTTTTTAACCATCACAGGCTGCGCAGCTAAGTCGCCAGATGCAATTTGCTGAAATGCTTCAGTCATTTTACCGACAGGACGTGCAATCATCCTGCTTATTAAACGGGCAATAACAATTCCTGCAATTACTGCCAGAACCGCCATCCCAATAATTAAAAGTTTAACAGTTTGGATGGACTTCTCTAATTCTTTTTCTGCCTTGCTGCGTGCTTTTTCCTGTGCACTGATCATTTCGGATATTTGACCCGTCATCACATCTTGATAGAGTGAAGCTTGTGAAGAAACTTCTATACCGCGCTCTTTTGACTCAATTTGATAGCTTTTGATTGCTTTGTCTGTCAGCTCATCGTAACTTGTGGAAGAGCTGAGAATCTCGGCAAGCTTTTCTTTGTTTTTCTTAGTATGCAGCATCTGCTCTAGTGTTTCTGACTTCTCTTTAAATTCTTTAATAAGTGTTTCCCGGCTTTCCAAATAGGAAATTTGGTCAAAAATCATATAACCGCGAATTTCATTTGATTTTTGTGATTGCAGGGCATTCAATTGTTCCAGAATCATCACTTTCTGAATACGATCATTGATGAGGGCTTTGTATTCACGATCTAATGTAGTTAACGCCCAAAAGCTTGCTGACCCCATTAGTGCCATAATGATTAATACAGCTAAAAAGCCAAACCACAGCCTTTTCCCAACAGTCATTCTCACAATATGTACCCACCTAACTATAGTCGAATAGCTTTAGTATATCCTACTTACAGATAGGCGTATAGGTCTAGTTTTCTAAAAATATCATTATTTCTATAGTCCTTATTATTTCATTTTTCTATAAATCACTGTATATCTTTCATCGCATGCTTGAATAGCAGTGCCAATCCATCCTGCTTTTAAAAGTTTCTGTTGCTCCGTTGTTTCTGCCATCTCAACTTCAATCGAGTCATCGTCCGTTACAGACACTTCAGTTACTAGATTCTTCATCATGATATAGCGGGTGAGCGTTCCGTATTTCACACTAAGTGCAGCGATATGCATTCCTAATTCAAATTTGTCTTTAATGCTCGCAATATTGAATGGTGCAACTGTCGTGCAAATATAGTTATAGTGATCTGTATCGACTTCATCCATCATGATTCTGCCGAGCTGCCGCTGTAAGCCATTCCCTTGAAATTCCGGATCGACATTGGTGATTTCTGAATACAGTACTGAACTCCATTGTTCTTTTGGAATACCTGCATCCTCTCCAAGATGCTCAGGGTCTTCACCGGGATCGAGGAATGCACGGAAGGCAATTAGATTCCCCTCCGCACGTACTCCGGCAAGCAATCCATTGCCATCTAGGATCGTGATGAATTCTTCATCTGTTAACGGCTGTAAAAAGGCCTTTTCAGATAAATGCCCGATGACTTTCGTTTGCAGTCTCTTAATTTCAGGAAGGTCCTGTTTTGTTAATTTCAGGACAGGAAGCGAGATGCCATTCTTTAACGTTACGTGCTTCATACAGACACCACTTTTTCACTGAATACCGTCAGTTCAGCTAAGACTGATTCGTCAATGTCAATCCCGAGCCCTGGCTTTTCGTTCAAACGAATATATGGGACATCGTATGTTAGATTTCCGACATCTTTGCTGAATTTTAAAGGTCCAGTCAGTTCAACACTTGACATCGACTTTTGTGAGAACGCCACATGGAATCCGGCTGCTGAACCAATCGATGATTCAACCATCGAACCTACCTGACAGTCGATCCCTGCCATTTCCGCCATATGCGCCAGTTTCATCGCAGGATACATACCGCCGCATTTCATGAGTTTGATGTTCACTTTGTCAGCTGCACGCTTTGCAATAATTTCTCGCATTTCACGAACTCCGCGAAGACCTTCATCTGCCATCAATGGCGTTGCACTTTTAGATTTCACTTCAACTAATCCATCGATATCGTCCGCTTTAACGGGCTGTTCTAACCAATCAAGATGACACGCTTCCAATTTTTTCATAGCCTGCAATGTTGTTGAACTGTTGACCCATCCTTGGTTGACATCCACTCGGATTGCAACTTCATCACCCACACGTTTACGAACGGCTTGAATGCGTTTTACATCTTCTGATGCATCTGTTCCGACTTTCATTTTAAACGATGTATAACCCGCTTCCATGCGATGCGCAGCCTCTTCGGCCATCGCTTCCGGCTTTCCAATGCTTAAGACGTGTGTAATCGGGAATTCACTATGGTAACGGCCCCCAAGTAATTGATAGGCTGGGATTCCAAGATTTTTACCAACTGCATCAAAACAAGCAATGTCAATTGCCGCTTTTGCTGTTGGAACTCCATAGATTTCTTTGTCCATTTTTTCATGAAGCCGTCCGAATTCGCTCGGATCCAGACCGATAACAGCCGGTGCCAGTGTATGACGAAGTACAGCAAATGTTCCTTCCCAGCTCTCCCCCGTTACATGATCATCGGCAACCGCCTCACCATATCCAACGATTCCAGTATCAGTTGTCAGCTTTACAATTATTGAAGGCATGTCCTCATAAGTTGCGTAACTAATGACGAATGGCTCGTGAAGTGGTAGTCTAATAGCGAAAATCTCAATTTCTTTAATTTTCATAAAATTGTCCCCTTCCTGCTTGGCAAGTTATTAATTTCATTGTATCATTGTCGTTAAATAGTCGCTAATTAAAAAGGTGGTTGAATATGAGAACAAAAGTAGCAATCTTCGGATCCGAGGAATTCTGCCAGCGTGCCATGCACTTCACAGAACAGCGCAGTGAAATTATAGTAGATTTGTATCCTTATAGCGTTCCAAGCGAAGCACCTGCTCTATTGAAGAAACTGCTTCCTTGTGATGCGATTCTATTTTCAGGATCCCTTCCCTATGTAGCTTCGACTGCTGTATTAGCTTCGATACCTGTTCCCGCGGTCTATCTCAAACAAGACGAAACTGAGATTACGACTACCTTATTATCCATTTCACTGCATCAAAGCTTAGACTTAGAAAAAGTATCGATAGATGTCCGTGATCGGAATGTTTTAGAAAACGTTTTTGATGATATAAAAGCTGGTGAAAAACGGCCTTTGATTTATCAATTGGAAGAGGATTATGAATTGGAGGATCTGGTTCAATTTCATGCAACGGCCTATACGGAAAATCCGGACAATATCGCTATTACAAGTGTGCACGCTGTCTATGACCGCTTATCTGCGCTGGGAATACCAGTTCATAAAATGATCAGTGTGAAAAGCTCATTTCTTAAAACGATTGACCGGGTTTGCCAAGAAGCACTGTTCCAAAAAAGCGAGACTTCTAAGATAGCTGCCGGTATTTTAGATGATTCCAACCTGAAGACTGAAGAGAAGGACAGTTATAAACGGCTCTCACAATTGTTGCAGGCCCACTGCATTCATTCCGAGGAAGGGATTTTGTTTTACACAACCCTGGGGGCTATTCAAACAGCTGTGCACCTATCTGAATTTCATCAACTTGTTAAACTTGTGAGCGGTCAGCTGGCTTTTGGAAGCGGCCGAACACTTACATCGGCGAAGGAAAACGCTATGAGTGCCCTCCGTTACATGCAAACTGAACAAAACTCGGGTCTCTATTTGCTGGACGAGAAAAAGGAATTGCATAGTCTTCTGCATTCTGAAGGCAGTACGGTTGAATTACGAGTGATTGAACCAGTCCTAACTGAAATCGCTGAAAAAACAGCGCTAAGTCCAGCAGTATTATCAAAGCTTGCAACATTCGGTCAAAGCCAGCAGTCCACCCAATTCACTGCAAATGATTTAGCAAGTCATCTTGGAGTTTCCCGCAGAACTGCAGAAAGAACTATTAAAAAGCTTTTGACGAGTGCATATGCGAACACAGTTGGTGAAGAGATGACGTATCGCCAAGGCAGGCCGCGTGCCGTGTATGAGCTGAACTTTCCCGTATATTGAAGAAAAGGCTGTCCAGAAAATCAGATTTCGTCTGATTTCCTGAACAGCCTCACATTTTTACGAATGCACGGGTATTTGCTCTTCTTCCATTGAATCCCCAAGTATTTTCTCTTCCTCAGCATCTACACGTTCTTTTTCCTCTGCTGTCATTTTCACAATAGAGAATCCAGTTAACGCATAAATAATGGATAGAATCGGCACAACGAAGTTGATAATCGCATATGGACCATATTCTGTCACACCGACCCCAAGGGTTCCGAGGATGAAGACCCCGCACGTATTCCACGGAATAAACACAGATGTTAATGTTCCTCCGTCTTCCAGCGCACGAGATAAGTTTTTAGAACTAAGTCCCTTATCTTTATACGCTTTACTGAACATACGGGAAGGCACGACAATTGAAATGTACTGTTCTGAACACGTTGCGTTCGTCATGAAACACGCGCCAATCGTTGAAATAATTAACGATGATGTCGATTTTACAACTTTCATGAGCTGATCCATGATTGCCTTCAGCATACCTGAATACTCTAATATTCCGCCAAACGTCATTGCCACAATCGTCATCGATACGGTATACATCATCGAATCCAGTCCGCCGCCGTCAAACAAATTGTCGACAAGCTTATTTCCTGTTTTAATAGAAAATCCCTCTTGTAACGCAACGAGTGCTTCAGTAACTGACCCGCCTTGTATAAAGATCTGGCTTAAGAAGCCCATTACAATCCCGACTATCAAAGCTGGAACAGCTGGAACTTTCAGCGCCACCATGACAATGACTGCTAAAGGTACGAGTAACAGCCAAGGTGAGATTAAGAAACTTTCTTTCATGACTTTAGAAGTTTGTGCGATTTTTTCCATATCTAAATTACCATTTGCAAAACGTCTTCCAAGCACCGTAAACACGCCAAATGCGATGAGCAGCGCTGGTATTGTTGTATATAACATGTGTTTAATATGGTCAAACAGATCTGTACCGGTTAATCCGGATGCCAGGTTTGTCGTGTCTGAAAGCGGTGACATTTTATCCCCAAAATAAGCACCTGAAATAACGGCTCCAGCAACCATACCGGCTGGAATTCCCATACTGAGTCCGATTCCCATACCAGCAACACCGATAGTCGCCATCGTAGACCAGGAACTTCCGATTGCGAGTGATACAATGGAACAAATAATCATAATTGCTACTAAGAACCAAGCAGGTGTGATTAACTTCAAACCATAAAAAATCATAGTAGCGACAATTCCGCCACCCATCCAGGCACCAATCGTAAGACCTACCAGCATTATAATGACGACTGCCGGAAGTGCCAGACGAATTCCCTTATACATCATTTCCTCTATTTCTTTCCAGTTGAATCCATATTTCCAAGCAACAAGGGATGCTATTGAAGTTCCA
Proteins encoded in this region:
- the thpR gene encoding RNA 2',3'-cyclic phosphodiesterase; translated protein: MTHYFAAIPVPFKLVQEKLTSCSLHYDLPTHYKVIPHPDDLHVTVLFFGGLTHPQLELVKQEMQKLAERTHAFTIAINGISFFGNPIGPRVVYLAVSNPSSLTGVYRELSKRLETVLQKPAALDYTPHVTIAKKKKNTNAVPIIQEQFEPLTLDVSGLILYSIDPAASPKYSPEFIFPFINSSRIDG
- a CDS encoding YfhD family protein, which encodes MGRDEHSKGGKNAASLPQTPKNQKLSASDMRAEIARELDNIESLVKQRESAKKRK
- a CDS encoding methyl-accepting chemotaxis protein encodes the protein MTVGKRLWFGFLAVLIIMALMGSASFWALTTLDREYKALINDRIQKVMILEQLNALQSQKSNEIRGYMIFDQISYLESRETLIKEFKEKSETLEQMLHTKKNKEKLAEILSSSTSYDELTDKAIKSYQIESKERGIEVSSQASLYQDVMTGQISEMISAQEKARSKAEKELEKSIQTVKLLIIGMAVLAVIAGIVIARLISRMIARPVGKMTEAFQQIASGDLAAQPVMVKNKDEIGDMAAAFNGMSNNLRSVITHVRDSAHQLASQAEQLSAGAEESLAASETVAGISKQSLQASTDQQSLVAESNEAISEVLNTVDTISSDNEEMLRSSEQVTKLVQEGSASLTTFSDKMSSISSLLKNSAQTITEMAKHSENIRGVTSMITGLADQTNLLALNAAIEAARAGEHGKGFAVVAEEVRNLAEQSKRSSAEIDQLIAVMIENVGHAVEQTEVSANQMQEGLVVTTRTTEVFEEIELAASDVDERVSKVSSSIEIMKTMIQNVVDHAASIESLAQQAADEAESARVSSDEQLAVNEEISASAQLLAELAEQLQQNMNQFTV
- a CDS encoding GNAT family N-acetyltransferase, which gives rise to MKHVTLKNGISLPVLKLTKQDLPEIKRLQTKVIGHLSEKAFLQPLTDEEFITILDGNGLLAGVRAEGNLIAFRAFLDPGEDPEHLGEDAGIPKEQWSSVLYSEITNVDPEFQGNGLQRQLGRIMMDEVDTDHYNYICTTVAPFNIASIKDKFELGMHIAALSVKYGTLTRYIMMKNLVTEVSVTDDDSIEVEMAETTEQQKLLKAGWIGTAIQACDERYTVIYRKMK
- a CDS encoding mandelate racemase/muconate lactonizing enzyme family protein, giving the protein MKIKEIEIFAIRLPLHEPFVISYATYEDMPSIIVKLTTDTGIVGYGEAVADDHVTGESWEGTFAVLRHTLAPAVIGLDPSEFGRLHEKMDKEIYGVPTAKAAIDIACFDAVGKNLGIPAYQLLGGRYHSEFPITHVLSIGKPEAMAEEAAHRMEAGYTSFKMKVGTDASEDVKRIQAVRKRVGDEVAIRVDVNQGWVNSSTTLQAMKKLEACHLDWLEQPVKADDIDGLVEVKSKSATPLMADEGLRGVREMREIIAKRAADKVNIKLMKCGGMYPAMKLAHMAEMAGIDCQVGSMVESSIGSAAGFHVAFSQKSMSSVELTGPLKFSKDVGNLTYDVPYIRLNEKPGLGIDIDESVLAELTVFSEKVVSV
- a CDS encoding HTH domain-containing protein, with product MRTKVAIFGSEEFCQRAMHFTEQRSEIIVDLYPYSVPSEAPALLKKLLPCDAILFSGSLPYVASTAVLASIPVPAVYLKQDETEITTTLLSISLHQSLDLEKVSIDVRDRNVLENVFDDIKAGEKRPLIYQLEEDYELEDLVQFHATAYTENPDNIAITSVHAVYDRLSALGIPVHKMISVKSSFLKTIDRVCQEALFQKSETSKIAAGILDDSNLKTEEKDSYKRLSQLLQAHCIHSEEGILFYTTLGAIQTAVHLSEFHQLVKLVSGQLAFGSGRTLTSAKENAMSALRYMQTEQNSGLYLLDEKKELHSLLHSEGSTVELRVIEPVLTEIAEKTALSPAVLSKLATFGQSQQSTQFTANDLASHLGVSRRTAERTIKKLLTSAYANTVGEEMTYRQGRPRAVYELNFPVY
- the nhaC gene encoding Na+/H+ antiporter NhaC, with amino-acid sequence MAILPLVIMIGVMLVTVVWLKQGPHMPLIVGTSIASLVAWKYGFNWKEIEEMMYKGIRLALPAVVIIMLVGLTIGAWMGGGIVATMIFYGLKLITPAWFLVAIMIICSIVSLAIGSSWSTMATIGVAGMGIGLSMGIPAGMVAGAVISGAYFGDKMSPLSDTTNLASGLTGTDLFDHIKHMLYTTIPALLIAFGVFTVLGRRFANGNLDMEKIAQTSKVMKESFLISPWLLLVPLAVIVMVALKVPAVPALIVGIVMGFLSQIFIQGGSVTEALVALQEGFSIKTGNKLVDNLFDGGGLDSMMYTVSMTIVAMTFGGILEYSGMLKAIMDQLMKVVKSTSSLIISTIGACFMTNATCSEQYISIVVPSRMFSKAYKDKGLSSKNLSRALEDGGTLTSVFIPWNTCGVFILGTLGVGVTEYGPYAIINFVVPILSIIYALTGFSIVKMTAEEKERVDAEEEKILGDSMEEEQIPVHS